The window GTGTGGATTGCCTTTTTCCATTCGCTCAACAAAGCTAAGAGGAACTCGAAGCGAAAACAGCTCACGTGCTACGAATCCTTTTTGCCACGGTGTTGGGTCTATTTCCAATGCTTCAAGCAGTTTTGTCGGGTCAGAGATCGCATTCGATAGTTGTTTGAGCCAGTTTTGCTCAACAGATTCGACTTTTCGGGTTATGATATGCGGCATTGAAATTAACTCAAAGATGTGGAAGAGAAAATCATGGCGTCAGTAAGCACCAATGAATTCAAAGGCGGTTTAAAATTCATGTTAGATAACGAGCCTTGCGCAATTATCGACAATGAATACGTTAAGCCAGGTAAAGGCCAAGCGTTTAACCGTGTAAAACTTCGTAAACTGCTGTCAGGCAAAGTGTTAGAGAAAACATTCAAGTCAGGCGAAAGCTTTGAGCTTGCAGATGTTGTTGACGTTGAACTAGGTTACCTATACAACGACGGCGAATTCTACCACTTCATGAACAACGAAACATTTGAGCAAATTGCAGCAGACGTAAAAGCAGTCGCTGACTCAGCAAAATGGTTAGTTGAAAATGACGTTTGTACTCTAACGTTGTGGAATGATAACCCTATCACTGTTACTCCGCCAAACTTTGTTGAGATCGAAGTAACTGAAACCGATCCTGGCCTGAAAGGCGATACACAGGGTACTGGTGGTAAACCTGCAACTCTAGCAACAGGCGCGGTAGTTCGCGTACCTCTATTCATCGCTATCGGTGAAGTTGTTAAAGTTGATACTCGTACTGGCGAATACGTTGGTCGTGTAAAATAATTTGATTGTGTCCATCTTTTAGGATGGCCCAGTGAAATAGAAAAGGTCGCTTATGAGCGGCCTTTTTTGTATCTGGTGATCAGGAAAAGCGGGTGAGGAGCAGAAAAGCAGATGCGAGTAAACGAGATATAACAAGCAACAAAAAGCAGAACAAGATAATCCTGTTCTGCTTTTAGTATTTTCGTTCTTAAACTCTTCGAATCTCAGTTACCCGAATCTGCTCTTAACTGTTAAATCATAAAAATGAAGATAACAGACAGCGCGCTAATAAGGCCTGCAACGAAGTAGCAGCCCACTTTACCTGCAACGCCGACGTGGAACTTAAGGTCGTGCATGCCGTGGTGAAGACGGTGCATTGCGTGCCACATTGGCAGTGCCAGCGTACCGATGATGAACAGTGCACCGATAATGCTGGTGGTAAACTCAGAGACACGTTCGTAGCTCATTGCGTCCGCATCGATGATGCCCATTGGCACTAAGATACCCAGCACTAGAATAGTGATTGGTGTGATCATCGCGAACCAAGTACCGCCAGCGCCGAATAGGCCCCACCAGATTGGTTCATCAGAGCGTTTCGGATTGTGGTTAACATTGTAATTTGTGTTCATAACGAAGCTCCTTACACCACCATCAGAACGATTAAAGAAATAAATGCCACCGCTGCCCACTGGGTCAGTACGATGATTCTTTTATCTACCAATTTGCCTTTAAGGCGGATTGGCATTACTTGAGGCATCATGCTGAAGAAGGTCTGAGCGTGCAGTAAGCTGCCTAGCAGTGCCACGATGTTGATACCAACAACGATAGGGTTAGCCATAAATCTCAACCAACCTTCCCACGCCTCAGGGCCTTTCACTAGCGAACCCAAACCGAAGGTTAGGAACAGAGTGAATAGAATCAAAGGCAGTACAGTCGCTTCACGTAGCATGTAGAAGCGGTAGAACGGATGGTTACTCCACCACGTTCTCTTCATCTCGCGAACATAAGGCTTACGATTGCTCATATTATGCCTCCTCTGCTGTTTTTACTTGCGATCCATCAGGCTTGAACATCGAGATAACGAAGTCCATTGAAGACTCAACTTTGCCTTGGTTTACTGCCGCTGCTGGGTCTACTTTCTTCGGACAAACGTCAGAACAGTAACCTACAAACGTACAGCCCCAAGCTCCGTTGTCGCCATTGATAAGCTTCATACGTTCAGCTTTACCATTGTCACGGCTATCTAGGTTGTAGCGGTGAGCAAGAGCAAGCGCAGCAGGGCCAATGAACTCAGGGTTTAGACCAAATTGAGGACACGCTGCGTAACACAAACCACAGTTGATGCAGCCAGCGAACTGTTTGTACTTCGCCATTTGCTCTGGAGTTTGGATGTTAGTGCCGTCTTCTGGCTTGCGATCGTTACCAATAATGTAAGGCTTGATTGCTTCAAGGCGCTCGATAAACGGCGTCATGTCGACAATCAAATCTTTCTCGATTGGGAAGTTAGCTAAAGGCTCGATTTTGAAGCCATTCGGGTAATCACGTAAGAAGCTCTTACATGCCAGTTTTGGCACGCCATCAACCATGATGCCGCAAGAACCACAAATCGCCATACGACAAGACCAACGGTAAGACAGGTCTTTATCTAGGTTATCTTTGATGTAACCAATCGCATCAAGTACCGACATGGTTTCATCAAATGGAACTTCAAAGGTTTGAAAGTGAGGTTCTGCATCGTGCTCAGGGTCATAACGCAGGATTTCAATTTTTTGGATTCGATTCGCTGACATTATGCTTGCTCCTCTTCGCTCTTCTTAGCATTCTCTTCTGCTGCTTTTTCAGCGGCAGCGGCTTTCTCTGCAGCTTCACCGTACAGACGAGCTTTAGGTTGAGATTTGGTGATCTTAACGCCGCTGTAGTCGATGGTTGGTGCTGCATCTTCGTTGTAGAAAGATAGAGAGTGTTTCAGGAAGTTCACGTCATCACGTTCTGTGCAGTTGTCGTCTAGACGTTGGTGTGCACCGCGAGACTCTTTACGAAGGATCGCTGAGTGAACCATCGCTTCTGCAACTTCAAGGCCGTAACCCACTTCGATAGCATAAAGTAGGTCAGTGTTGAACACTTTGCCTTTGTCTTTAATACTGATCTTCTTGTAGCGAGCTTTCAGTTCAGTGATTTTGTCGATGGTTTCTTGCATCAAGTCTTCTTGACGGTAGATACCACAACCCGCTTCCATGGTGTGACCCATTTCAGTGCGGATGTCAGCCCAGTTCTCATCACCTTCTTGGTTTAGTAGACCTGCGATGCGATCTTCAACCGCTTTCACTTGCTTAGCAATAGACTCTTCGTTCCAGCCTTTGAATTCAGCTGCACGTTTCACGGCTTGTTCACCGGCTACGCGGCCGAATACTACGAATTCAGCAAGAGAGTTAGACCCTAGGCGGTTTGCGCCATGTAGGCCAACTGAAGCACACTCACCGACAGCGAATAGGCCTTTAATGCGAGTTTCACACGTCCCGTTGGTTTCAATACCACCCATGGTGTAGTGAACGGTTGGGCGAATTGGGATTGGCTCTTTTGCTGGGTCTACGTTTACGTACGCTTTTGCAAGCTCACAGATAAACGGAAGACGCTCTTGCAGGTACTCTTCACCAAGGTGGCGAAGGTCAAGATGTACTACATCACCAAGCGGATGCTTGATGGTGTTGCCTTTCTGCTGCTCGTGCCAGAATGCTTGAGAAACTTTGTCTCGAGGACCCAGTTCCATGTATTTATTTTTCGGCTCGCCCACTGGAGTTTCAGGGCCCATGCCGTAATCTTGCAAGTAACGGTAGCCGTTCTTGTTGACGATGATACCGCCTTCACCACGACAACCTTCGGTCATCAAGATGCCAGTGCCCGGTAGGCCTGTTGGGTGGTATTGAACGAACTCCATATCACGCAGTGGCACACCGTGGCGATAAGCCATTGCCATACCATCGCCCGTTACGATGCCGCCGTTGGTATTGCAGTGGTAAACACGACCTGCGCCACCGGTTGCTAGTACAACAGATTTCGCTTTGATGGTAACAAGCTCACCTTCAGACATATGAATCGCGATTAGGCCTTGTACTTCGCCATCCTCAACGATCAGATCTACCACAAAGTACTCATCAAATCGTTTGATTGTGTCGTACTTCATCGAAGTCTGGAACAGAGTATGAAGCATGTGGAAGCCGGTTTTATCCGCTGCGAACCACGTTCTCTCTACCTTCATACCGCCGAATCGGCGTACGTTTACTTCACCGTTTTCTTTACGACTCCATGGGCAACCCCATTGTTCCATTTGGATCATTTCGCGAGTCGAGTTTTCAACAAAGTATTCAACAACATCCTGTTCACATAGCCAGTCGCCACCGCCAACAGTATCGTTGAAGTGGTTATCTAGGCTATCTTCGTCTTTAATTACCGCTGCTGAACCGCCTTCTGCTGCCACCGTGTGCGAACGCATTGGGTAAACTTTAGAAATCAGTGCAACTTCCAATTCAGGATTAGCTTCAGCTGCTGCAATTGCTGTACGAAGACCAGCGCCGCCTGCGCCGATGACTGCGATATCTGTGGTAATTGTCTTCACAGTTATTCTCCAGTGTGATGCGGAGTATTCCGCTTGTTATTATAAAAAGCTTATTGGTGGCACTTACTAACTAATAGCACTTACTAATTGGCAGTATTTACTAATTAATAGCACGTAAACGGCATCAACCGTTTATTACCCCTAAGCCTTAAGTGGTAGATTCAGTGTAAGAGAGGAAGGTATTCGAAAAGTTGATGCATTTGGGTTTTTAGGTCGGTAGTGCATATGGAGGCATAGAATTTATAGGTTATGTGACTGCAATCACGGCAATGAATTGTTGATAACGATTAGCCCACAGGGCTTGTGTTAACGGCTTGTTGAGTATGATTTTTGTTATCAATGTGGATGTGAAAGCTGTATTGATAATTGTATTGTAGAACGTAATTTTCTGGCTTCATTAAAGCAACATTTTGCTTTCATCTATAGAAAGATAGAAGCTTACAAAAGAGACGAAAGGTGGTAATTTCCGTCGCCTAGAATTCAGTAATATGGGACTTAATAATGCACTCAACATGGCAACCAGCCGCAACCATTAAGCAGTTAAAGCAACGTGCTGATATCCTTAATCAAATCCGCCAGTTTTTTGCAGAGCGAAGCGTGATGGAAGTGGATACGCCAGCCATGAGTCACGCTACGGTGACGGACGTGCATTTGCATACTTTCAAAACTGAATTCGTAGGGCCGGGTTATGCGCACGGTCAGCCCCTGTTCTTTATGACTAGCCCTGAGTTTCATATGAAACGTCTATTAGCAGCGGGCAGTGGCTGTATTTATCAGATTTGTAAGTCTTTCCGGAATGAAGAAAATGGCCGTTACCACAACCCTGAGTTCACCATGTTAGAGTGGTATCGCGTCGGGTTTGATCACCATGACTTAATGGATGAAGTGGATTTGCTGTTACAGCAGGTACTTAAATCGAGCTCAGCAGAGCGAATGACTTACCAACAAGCCTTTATCGATGTGTTAGGTGTGTGTCCGCTGGAAGATTCGATGGATACCCTAAAGCAAGCAGCTGCGAAACTAGGGCTCAGCGACATAGCTGACCCCGAGCAAGATCGCGATACGTTATTGCAGCTTCTTTTCAGTATTGGGGTAGAGGCGAAAATAGGCCAGCAGGTGCCTGCGTTTGTGTATGACTTCCCAGCCTCACAAGCGGCATTAGCTAAGATTAACCCCGAGGATTCGCGAGTGGCGGATCGCTTTGAGGTGTATTTCAAAGGCATCGAGTTAGCTAACGGCTTTCATGAGTTAGATAAACCGCAAGAACAACTTAAGCGCTTTGAAGATGATAATGCCAAGCGTATTGAGATGGGTCTATCACCTCAACCGATTGATCATCACTTGATTGAGGCGTTAAAAGCGGGCTTACCAGACTGTGCGGGTGTTGCTTTGGGGATCGACCGTCTGATCATGCTGGCGCTGGGCTATGACCATATCGATGATGTGACGGCTTTCCCGTTCCCACGCTCTTAGCTCTCTATTCAGTTAGTCCTACTTACCGTTTGGCTAACTGACCAAAATACCAGTACCCACTACGGCAACAATGGCACCTATCCAAGCGTAGGCGTTCGGTCTCTGCTTGGTGTATAGCCAGAGTATCGGTAACAACATGATTGGTGTGGTTGAAGATAACAGAGCGACCATACCGACATTACCTTCCTGCAACGCATACAAAATCAACGTCATTCCTACTGCCATCGCTAGAAAACCATTAACCGCGGTAATCGCGAATATCTGCTTATTCATTGGGTTAAGTGCGCGTGAAAGTTTGGCGCCTGTTAAACGAAATGCGGAGTGAGCAACAAAAGCGGTGATCATTCGAATGGCAGAAGCGGCAACAGGGTCGATACTGGTTTGCATCACGGGTTTGGCAATGATGCCGCCCAATGCTTGGCAGATCGCTGCGGTGATTCCCAGTGCGACACCAATCCACACTGTGCCCTTGATGGTTTCAAGCTGGTTGTTGGCTTGTCCTCGACGACCAAAGAATATCGCAGTTAATACACCACTAAACACCAAAGCCGAGCCAATCAGCTCAATAGAGGTCATACTTTCACTAAACAGGAAATAACCAAGAATCGCCGAGAACACGGCGTGACAAGAGAACAGTAAACCCGCTTGGCGCGGTCCCATTCGGTTCAAACAGGCAAATAGGGCGGTATCACCAATGAATATACCAATCAGGCCAGATAGCATCATCGGCGTGATTAGATTGGCTTCGACAGTTGACCAACCTCCAGTAAACCAAGCCATGCTCGATAAGATGATCGCGGTACAACCCATTCTCCAACGGCTATAGGCGAAAGAACCTAAGTGTTGGGCAGGCTTTACTGACATTAGGCTCGCAATGGCCCAAAGAAAAGCGGCAGCTAGAGCTAACCATTCAAATCCCATCTGAATAACATCCTTGTGTCTGGGATAAATTAGCTCATCAATATGCATCAAACCGAACTGAGAACAAAGTGATTCTTATGAAAGAACGACTTTGTTTCAGTTATTAGTTTATGTCAGCTGTCGCTCGGTGGTGTGGTTCACTTACTTTGCTTGAGTCGCACTATACCTTAAAGCGCTCCACGTCTTGGCGCATAGACTCCGCAGCGCTACTCATTTCATTTGAGCTATTGCGACTGCTTTCAGCTTGCTGTGCAAGGTCATCAGATGCATCCTTGATCCCTTGCGTATTACGGCTGATGTCTTCGCTAACCGCGCGTTGCTCTTCCGCAGCACTCGCTATTTGCAGTGCCATATCGTTGATTTCAGTGATTGCCTGAGTGATTTTCGTGAGGCTGCCATGAGCTTGCTCTGCGAAGCCAACACTGTTCTCTGCCAGTTGAGTGCTGGTGGTCATACTTTCAACGGCATGCTCGGTATTCTTCTGCAGTGTATCAATCATCACGCGAATTTCTTCGGTCGAGCCATGCGTTCTTTGGCTTAACACACGAACCTCGTCTGCTACAACGGCAAACCCACGACCTTGTTCACCTGCACGAGCCGCTTCAATTGCCGCATTCAATGCCAACAGATTGGTTTGTTCGGCAATGCCTTGGATAGTAGACAGGATCTGGTTGATGCTTTGAGCGTTGCTCTCTAATTCACGAATAACATTGGCAGCGTCTTCAACTTGGGTCGCCAGGCCAGTAATCGCATCACGGTTTTGTTGGATAACTTCTTGGCCTTCGTTACAAGCGGTGGCTGATGCCTGAGAAGCCGATGCAGTGAGTTCGGCATGGCTGGCCACTTCAGCTGCGGTGGCAGACATCTCATGAATCGCGGTCGCAATTTGATTGATGTCGTTTTGTTGATTTTCAACTCGAATCGAAGATTGGGTAGCCAGTTGATTGGCTTTTTCCGCATGGTTGTTTAAGTCGTGACTGTGCTCGATTACCCCCTTAAGCATGCTTTGCATTTGGCTTAAGAACTGGTTCACAAGCTCGGCAAGTTTGCCAATTTCATCCATACGCTTGATATCAATACGCTGAGTCAGATCGCCTCTGCCTTGAGCAAGCTGAGTCAGTGCTTCAGACAATGTTTGCAGTGGGTGCAGCAGGCGGTTAATCACCATTGTGCTAGCAATCGAAATGACGATATACAAAATTAAAGAAGTCAGGGAGATGAATTGAATCGCGTCAGAGACCGCAGAAAACGCCATTTCCTTATCGATAACAATACCCAGAGACCAATCGGTGTTCGGGACGTTGGCAATGTAGACCATTTTATCACCTTGGCCTGGCCAGGCTAGCGTGGTGATCATTTGGTCTTGTATCAGTTGCGATACTTTGTTGACCGTTAGATCTGGATTCAAACTCGTCAGTGGTTTCTGGCTTAACTCTTCATCACTGTAGGCGACGATGTTGTTGTTGCCGTCGACTAAAAACGCAAAGCCATCGTTATCGAGTTTTACATTGAGCACGGTATCAATAATGCTAGTTACGGTTAAATCTGCCGCGATAACACCTTGTCTTTCACCATTAAATGCTTTAGCAAAACTGATGACAATGCTGCCGTCAAAATCTTGGTAAGGCTCGGTAATGATGAGGTCTGATGTTGCGTTTGCATCTTTATACCAAGGGCGAGTTCGAGGGTCGTAGTCTGCTGGCCAATCTTCACCTTTGTCGCCATAAGCAATCGTGCCATCGCTGAACCCTGCATAAACAGACAAGAATTGCCCGGCTTGCTTGGTGATCAATAACTCGCGGTCAGAGCTGTCATTACTTGAAATGGTAGGCTCATTGGCAAGCATCATATCGCTGCGGATAGAGAGCCAATCGGCAATATAATTCGTTGTGCCAACACTGACATTTTTCATTTCTTGGTTAATCGCGACCTCTGTTTCTTGAGTCAACTGATTAACCGATATCCAGGCTTGAGCGCCACTTACGACGGCGATAATGACCGCAATCGCGATCTGAATTTTAAACTTAATAGTATGTCTCAAGGTCTATTCCTCTCTATTAGACAAAAACCTAATTACAGTGACGTACTTGATGGTGAATTGGTGTGTCTCTGATGCGTGTATAGTGCCGTTGTCTTGGTGTTGGTAGATGTGTTTAAAGTCAAAAAATTTGAAATCAACCATCGTCATTTTTAATAAATCGTGAAGTAGAATCACAATTATCTATCGATGAAAATTTAATAAACCCGCCAGCTAGCGAGATCACGATTACTAGCTGGACGGAAGGGAGGCATTGACGTGCTAGGTGATAATAAACAGCGCGAGGTAGACCATCAGTAAGCCGACAATCCCTAAGATGATACCCATCTTCGCCATATCTTTGCTTTCGATAAGCCCAGTTGAGTAAGCCAGCGAGTTTGGTGGTGTCGATACTGGAAGAATCATCCCGAGCGATGCCGAGAAGGCGACCACAACCAGCAAGCCTTGTAAGCCTCCAATTGCTACTAGGCTTTCCATAGAAGCGCCAATCGCAGCTGCTATCGGCATCAGCAAGTTTGCGGTAGCGGTGTTTGACATGAAGTTCGCCATTAGCCAACACACGATAGACAGCGTTAGTACCACTGCAGTCGGCGAGAGCGATTCATAATCAATCGCGTGAGCGAGTGCAGCGGCTAAGCCTGTTTTATCCAAGCCAATCCCAATCGCAATACCACCCGCAACCAGCCACAACACATCCCAGTTAATCAGCTTGAGTTCTTCTTTACCCATGATGCCAGTGAGAGTAAAGACAGCTAGTGGAATAATAGAGACCACATAAGTGTTCATGCCATGCAGTTTGGTGGTCATCCACAATAAGATTGTCGCAGCGAAGGTGACGTAAACCACAATCGCTCGCCAGCTCTTTCTAAATTGTCCATCAAGCTTGAGGACCATATTTCTTTCTTTAGAAGGGAAGAGTTTTTGTAGGAGAAACCAAGCGATGGTGAGTTGGATGATCACAAAGGGTAAGCCCATCATCATCCAGCTAAGGAAGTCGATACTGTTCTCGCCAGTTAGGTATTGCAGTGCGATCGCATTGGGTGGTGTACCTATGGGTGTCGCGATACCACCGGTATTGGCGGCGATTGGAATACACAACACGAGCGCTTTAATCCCCATGTCGCCTCTTGGTGCAGAGGCTACGATAGGACCTAGCAATGCGAGCATCATTACCGTTGTAGCGGTATTTGACATGAACATTGAGAACACGGCGGTGATCAGCATTAAACCGAGCATGATGAAGCGAGGCTCCGTGCCAAACGGTTTGAGCAATACTCGAGCTAGGTTGTTGTCGAGTTCGTATTTGGATGCGGATATCGCAAGAGCAAAGCCACCCATGAAAAGGATGATGATTGGTGACGAAAATGCACCGAAGATGTCGGTATATTTGATTAATTCGCCGAGATCGTGCCCTGCAGGTGGGTTTCTAAATAGATGCAAACCCTTGTCGGAAATCATCACCAGTTCAAGCGCAATGATCAGAATTGAGGTGGCGAATACCGGAACGGGTTCAAGCACCCACAGTAGAGCTGCTAGTAAGAATATCGCTAACAAGCGGTGTTGAATCAGCGTGAGGTCATCGATAGGTATGGAATCTATTGGCATGAATAACACGCCTAAGGGAATAGCAAAACAAATCAACAGCTTGACCAGAACGCCAATATTGAGTTTAGGCATGTACAAAGACCCCATGAATAAAATATCTTCAAATAGAGTAAGTTATCTGGATTTTTGGTACTTGGAGACGGGTTGTAAAATCGAAAAGTTGTTTAAGGTTTCGACAGTTGTTTTGCTTTTGGTCAATATTTTTTCTGGGCAATTAGAGGCAAGAGTGAGAAGCAGCAGGTGGCTGGGCTGGGCTGGGCTTGAGGATTGTGGTTTGAAAGCTTGGGTTGTTAGAGCTTGAGTAGGAAACAAATTGGTAGAGTTAAGAAAAAGGCGCGTTCTTCTCTGATATAGAAATAGAAAAAGTAACGCGCCTTTAAAATTAAATGAGTTAACTCAGATCGTTAAGCTTGGTCAGTGTTCTCTGCTGAATCAACAGTTTCAGTCTCAACTTCTTTACCCGCAATGTGCGCGAAAGGAGTGCCTAGAACGGTTTTCTCACCATTCTGCATAGTTTCGTCAAACTTGATTGCATCTTTAGCAAACAGGTTGATCACCGTTGAACCAAGCTTGAAGCGACCCATCTCTTCGCCTTTCTTCAAGATAATAGATTTATCACCTTGTGCTGGGTAATCCCACTTGTAAACCGAGTTACCGCGAGGTGGCGTGATGGTGCCAGCCCATACTTGCTCGATGCTACCTACGATAGTTGCACCAACCAGCACTTGTGCCATTGGGCCAAATTCAGTATCGAAGATACACACCACACGCTCATTACGTGCGAATAGGTTTGGAACGTTCTCTGCCGTTAACGGGTTAACTGAGAACAGGTCTCCGGGAACATAGATCATCTGGCGTAGTGTGCCGTCGCATGGCATGTGCACACGGTGGTAATCACTTGGAGATAGGTAAAGCGTTGCGAATTCACCGTCTTTAAACTCATCGGCTAGTGCTGCATCACCACCAAGCAACTCTCGTGCTGAGTAGTTGTGATTTTTAGCTTGAATAAGTTGACCATCAGTAATTGGGCCAAATTGGCTTACGCGAGCATCAGCGGGGTGAACAATCACAGACTCGCCTTCTGCGATAGGGCGCATGCCTTCTTTTAATTCACGCACGAAGAATTCATTGAATGTCTTAAAGTGTTTTGGATCGCTATGCAGAGCTTCATCCATGTTCACTTTGTATTGCTTGATGAACCAGTTGATGATCGCTGTCGTTAAACCGCCCGCTTTAGCAGACGCCAGTTTACCAACTAAACGAGTCAGGCCATGTTGTGGGATCCAGTACTGCAATCCAACTTTAATCTTATCCATTGTATTAATTTTCCGATGCTAATTGTTTTTTGAGACTAATCGTTTTTCGATGCTAACTACTTTTCAATGTTATTTATCTTCAAAGAAAGCGAGTTAATGACTGTTTAGGGCGCGAGATGTTACTTAAAATCGCGGCAATTGTCAGTCATCGTCAGTAAATGCACATGTTTGTTCACAATAATGCGATTATAGATCCGCTTTCTTACTTCGCGAGTACTGACGGTTATCTTTGTTGTCAGCCATTGTTTCAATAATGCGATGGTAGCTAGCAAAACGTAAGCGGCTAATTTTTCCGTCTTCAACGGCTTCACGCAGAAGACATCCTGGGTCGTCATTGTGTTTACAGTCGCGGAACTTACAGCCACCTAGGTATGGCTTGAATTCAATGAAAGCATCTGTGACTTCATCGGGTTCTAAATGCCATAGGCCGAATTCACGTACCCCTGGGGAATCGATAAGATCACCACCAGAAGGGAAGTGATACAAACGCGCTGCTGTGGTGGTGTGTTGACCCAGTCCTGAGTTTTCAGAAACTGCGCCTTCTTCAATGTCCAATGTTGGCATCAGTGCATTCACTACGCTGGATTTACCTACGCCAGATTGACCAACGAAAATGTTGATGCGATCTTTCAGTTCAGCTTCCAACTCTTTGATGCCGTAACCCGACTCTTTACTCACGAACATGACTTTATAGCCGATTTTCTCGTATATCTTCAGTGTTTCGCGGTATTCGCTAATTTGTTGTTCTGTCAGCAAGTCGACTTTATTGAGTACAACTAAAGGGGCGATATTCACCGTTTCAGAGGCGATCAAGTAGCGGTCGATGATATTAAGTGATAACTCTGGTAGTACAGCTGAAACGATAACCATTTGGTCTACGTTTGCGGCAACCGGTTTTAGGCCGTCATAGTAGTCAGGGCGAGTTAGCATTGACGTTCTTGGTTCAACGGCTTCGACAACACCTGAGATGCCAGCCATTGACTCAAGCCCTGCGCGCCAAGTTACTCGGTCACCAGAAACTAAAGTCTCAATACTACGGCGTAAGTTACAACGGTGAACTTCGTTGGTTTCTAGATCTTCGATATCGGCATGTTGACCAAAGCGCGTAATCACGAGTCCGCTTTTTGTTCCGCCAAGCATGTTCTCGTCCCATTGGATAGAATCTTCTTTCTTGAGTCGCTTGTTCTGGTTGCTACGTACGCGACGTACCTGACCTTTGGTTAACTTCTTTTTTTTAGCCACAATTTTTCACTTAACACATCTAACTTGATGATTGGGAACTCAAACAGGATGTTGCTACTGCCATATGATTTCGATGGCTCTAAAGCTAGTTTGAGTATAGTTATTTGGGTATAGTACCTCTTTTATACATAAACAAATAGGCGACGCCTTATGTCCTTTAGCGATCAGAACCTTATTTGGGTTGATCTCGAGATGACAGGACTTGATCCTGAAACTCATAAAATCATTGAAATTGCTACTATCGTTACTGATAGTGAGCTTAATATCCTGGCTGAAGGACCTGTTTTGGCTATTCACCAACCTCAGAGTGAATTGGACAAGATGGATGAGTGGTGCACAACGACTCACACCGGTAGTGGCCTAGTGAAACGAATTCAAGACAGTACAGTTTCAGAGCAAGATGCCATTCAACAAACGATTGAGTTTCTGGAAAAATGGGTACCAAAAGGTAAGTCACCAATTTGTGGCAACAGCATTGGTCAAGATCGCCGATTCTTATACAAGCACATGCCAGAGCTGGAAGAGTACTTCCACTACCGCTATGTTGATGTTAGCACCCTGAAAGAGCTGACTCGCCGTTGGAAACCTGAAGTGTTAGATGGTTTTTCTAAGTCGGGAAG is drawn from Vibrio sp. SNU_ST1 and contains these coding sequences:
- a CDS encoding DMT family transporter — protein: MGFEWLALAAAFLWAIASLMSVKPAQHLGSFAYSRWRMGCTAIILSSMAWFTGGWSTVEANLITPMMLSGLIGIFIGDTALFACLNRMGPRQAGLLFSCHAVFSAILGYFLFSESMTSIELIGSALVFSGVLTAIFFGRRGQANNQLETIKGTVWIGVALGITAAICQALGGIIAKPVMQTSIDPVAASAIRMITAFVAHSAFRLTGAKLSRALNPMNKQIFAITAVNGFLAMAVGMTLILYALQEGNVGMVALLSSTTPIMLLPILWLYTKQRPNAYAWIGAIVAVVGTGILVS
- the frdD gene encoding fumarate reductase subunit FrdD produces the protein MNTNYNVNHNPKRSDEPIWWGLFGAGGTWFAMITPITILVLGILVPMGIIDADAMSYERVSEFTTSIIGALFIIGTLALPMWHAMHRLHHGMHDLKFHVGVAGKVGCYFVAGLISALSVIFIFMI
- the epmA gene encoding elongation factor P--(R)-beta-lysine ligase, whose translation is MHSTWQPAATIKQLKQRADILNQIRQFFAERSVMEVDTPAMSHATVTDVHLHTFKTEFVGPGYAHGQPLFFMTSPEFHMKRLLAAGSGCIYQICKSFRNEENGRYHNPEFTMLEWYRVGFDHHDLMDEVDLLLQQVLKSSSAERMTYQQAFIDVLGVCPLEDSMDTLKQAAAKLGLSDIADPEQDRDTLLQLLFSIGVEAKIGQQVPAFVYDFPASQAALAKINPEDSRVADRFEVYFKGIELANGFHELDKPQEQLKRFEDDNAKRIEMGLSPQPIDHHLIEALKAGLPDCAGVALGIDRLIMLALGYDHIDDVTAFPFPRS
- the efp gene encoding elongation factor P; protein product: MASVSTNEFKGGLKFMLDNEPCAIIDNEYVKPGKGQAFNRVKLRKLLSGKVLEKTFKSGESFELADVVDVELGYLYNDGEFYHFMNNETFEQIAADVKAVADSAKWLVENDVCTLTLWNDNPITVTPPNFVEIEVTETDPGLKGDTQGTGGKPATLATGAVVRVPLFIAIGEVVKVDTRTGEYVGRVK
- the frdA gene encoding fumarate reductase (quinol) flavoprotein subunit; this encodes MKTITTDIAVIGAGGAGLRTAIAAAEANPELEVALISKVYPMRSHTVAAEGGSAAVIKDEDSLDNHFNDTVGGGDWLCEQDVVEYFVENSTREMIQMEQWGCPWSRKENGEVNVRRFGGMKVERTWFAADKTGFHMLHTLFQTSMKYDTIKRFDEYFVVDLIVEDGEVQGLIAIHMSEGELVTIKAKSVVLATGGAGRVYHCNTNGGIVTGDGMAMAYRHGVPLRDMEFVQYHPTGLPGTGILMTEGCRGEGGIIVNKNGYRYLQDYGMGPETPVGEPKNKYMELGPRDKVSQAFWHEQQKGNTIKHPLGDVVHLDLRHLGEEYLQERLPFICELAKAYVNVDPAKEPIPIRPTVHYTMGGIETNGTCETRIKGLFAVGECASVGLHGANRLGSNSLAEFVVFGRVAGEQAVKRAAEFKGWNEESIAKQVKAVEDRIAGLLNQEGDENWADIRTEMGHTMEAGCGIYRQEDLMQETIDKITELKARYKKISIKDKGKVFNTDLLYAIEVGYGLEVAEAMVHSAILRKESRGAHQRLDDNCTERDDVNFLKHSLSFYNEDAAPTIDYSGVKITKSQPKARLYGEAAEKAAAAEKAAEENAKKSEEEQA
- the frdC gene encoding fumarate reductase subunit FrdC, with the protein product MSNRKPYVREMKRTWWSNHPFYRFYMLREATVLPLILFTLFLTFGLGSLVKGPEAWEGWLRFMANPIVVGINIVALLGSLLHAQTFFSMMPQVMPIRLKGKLVDKRIIVLTQWAAVAFISLIVLMVV
- a CDS encoding succinate dehydrogenase/fumarate reductase iron-sulfur subunit, with the translated sequence MSANRIQKIEILRYDPEHDAEPHFQTFEVPFDETMSVLDAIGYIKDNLDKDLSYRWSCRMAICGSCGIMVDGVPKLACKSFLRDYPNGFKIEPLANFPIEKDLIVDMTPFIERLEAIKPYIIGNDRKPEDGTNIQTPEQMAKYKQFAGCINCGLCYAACPQFGLNPEFIGPAALALAHRYNLDSRDNGKAERMKLINGDNGAWGCTFVGYCSDVCPKKVDPAAAVNQGKVESSMDFVISMFKPDGSQVKTAEEA